In one window of Helianthus annuus cultivar XRQ/B chromosome 17, HanXRQr2.0-SUNRISE, whole genome shotgun sequence DNA:
- the LOC110926156 gene encoding probable galacturonosyltransferase 13 isoform X4, with product MQLHLSPSMRSITISSSNGFFDFMKVKIAARHISSRTLFHAVLILACLLPFVFIVTALVTLEGRRLGPKLLGRGEDSGRLVNELYKTLNQVRSVEVPNDLKLPENFTQLVNEMKDNKYDANEFAVILKGMMERSEKEIRESKFAELMNKHFAASSVPKGIHCLSLRLTDEYSSNAHARRQLPSPELLPVLSDNSYYHFILSTDNILAASVVVTSAVQSSLKPDKIVFHVITDKKTYAGMHSWFALNPNSPAIIEVKGVHQFDWLTRDNVPVLEAVENHYGVRNYYHGNHVAGANLSDTTPRSFASKLQARSPKYISLLNHIRIYLPELFPNLDKVVFLDDDIVIQRDLSPLWEIDLGGKVNGAVETCKGDDTWVMSKRFRTYFNFSHPLISNNLDPDECAWAYGMNIFDLRAWRKTNIRETYHTWLKENLKSNLTLWRLGTLPPALIAFRNHVQPIDPSWHMLGLGYQNNTSVENVKKAAVIHYNGQSKPWLEIGFEHLRPFWSKYVNYSNDFVKSCHILE from the exons ATGCAGCTACACTTGTCACCTAGTATGAGAAGTATAACGATATCGAGCAGCAATGGATTTTTTGATTTTATGAAGGTTAAGATCGCAGCTCGTCATATTTCCTCCCGAACGCTCTTTCATGCCGTGCTTATTCTCGCTTGCTTGTTGCCGTTTGTCTTCATCGTTACGGCTCTTGTTACTCTTGAAG GCAGGCGTTTGGGACCAAAGCTTCTTGGGAGGGGTGAAGACTCAGGG AGGCTTGTTAACGAACTTTACAAGACCCTTAACCAAGTGAGATCCGTAGAAGTCCCAAATGACTTAAAGCTCCCTGAAAACTTTACACAGCTTGTCAATGAAATGAAAGACAACAAATACGATGCAAATGAATTTGCTGTTATATTGAAAGGAATG ATGGAAAGATCTGAAAAGGAAATTAGAGAATCTAAATTTGCAGAATTAATGAACAAACACTTTGCAGCAAGTTCTGTCCCAAAAGGCATCCATTGTCTCTCTTTGCGGTTAACCGATGAGTACTCATCCAACGCACACGCACGCAGACAATTACCTTCACCAGAACTACTTCCAGTTCTATCCGACAACTCATACTACCACTTCATCTTGTCAACGGACAACATCTTGGCAGCTTCAGTTGTCGTCACTTCAGCAGTCCAGTCATCACTAAAACCCGACAAAATCGTCTTCCATGTGATAACTGACAAGAAAACTTACGCAGGCATGCACTCCTGGTTTGCTTTAAACCCCAATTCTCCCGCAATCATTGAAGTAAAAGGTGTTCATCAGTTTGACTGGTTGACCCGAGACAATGTTCCAGTTCTTGAAGCCGTGGAAAATCATTATGGAGTTAGGAATTATTATCACGGGAATCATGTAGCAGGTGCAAATCTCAGTGATACCACTCCAAGATCATTCGCCTCAAAGTTACAGGCTAGAAGCCCCAAGTACATATCGTTGCTGAATCATATTCGCATATATTTGCCAGAG CTCTTCCCGAATCTTGACAAAGTGGTTTTCTTGGATGATGATATTGTGATTCAACGTGATTTATCCCCACTTTGGGAAATTGACCTTGGTGGAAAGGTCAACGGAGCGGTTGAAACCTGCAAAGGTGATGACACGTGGGTGATGTCGAAGCGGTTCAGAACCTACTTCAACTTTTCTCACCCGTTGATATCCAACAATCTGGATCCAGATGAATGTGCTTGGGCTTATGGGATGAATATATTCGACTTGCGTGCATGGAGAAAAACCAATATTAGAGAAACATATCACACGTGGCTGAAAGAG AACTTGAAGTCAAATTTGACTTTATGGAGGCTGGGTACTCTACCCCCAGCCCTTATTGCATTTAGGAATCATGTTCAACCCATTGACCCGTCCTGGCACATGCTGGGCTTGGGCTACCAAAACAACACAAGTGTCGAGAATGTAAAGAAGGCGGCTGTAATCCACTACAACGGTCAGTCAAAACCGTGGCTAGAGATAGGCTTTGAACATCTTCGCCCTTTTTGGTCAAAATACGTCAATTACTCCAATGATTTCGTCAAAAGTTGTCACATCTTGGAGTAG
- the LOC110926156 gene encoding probable galacturonosyltransferase 13 isoform X1, with protein MQLHLSPSMRSITISSSNGFFDFMKVKIAARHISSRTLFHAVLILACLLPFVFIVTALVTLEGVNKCSSFDCLGRRLGPKLLGRGEDSGRLVNELYKTLNQVRSVEVPNDLKLPENFTQLVNEMKDNKYDANEFAVILKGMMERSEKEIRESKFAELMNKHFAASSVPKGIHCLSLRLTDEYSSNAHARRQLPSPELLPVLSDNSYYHFILSTDNILAASVVVTSAVQSSLKPDKIVFHVITDKKTYAGMHSWFALNPNSPAIIEVKGVHQFDWLTRDNVPVLEAVENHYGVRNYYHGNHVAGANLSDTTPRSFASKLQARSPKYISLLNHIRIYLPELFPNLDKVVFLDDDIVIQRDLSPLWEIDLGGKVNGAVETCKGDDTWVMSKRFRTYFNFSHPLISNNLDPDECAWAYGMNIFDLRAWRKTNIRETYHTWLKENLKSNLTLWRLGTLPPALIAFRNHVQPIDPSWHMLGLGYQNNTSVENVKKAAVIHYNGQSKPWLEIGFEHLRPFWSKYVNYSNDFVKSCHILE; from the exons ATGCAGCTACACTTGTCACCTAGTATGAGAAGTATAACGATATCGAGCAGCAATGGATTTTTTGATTTTATGAAGGTTAAGATCGCAGCTCGTCATATTTCCTCCCGAACGCTCTTTCATGCCGTGCTTATTCTCGCTTGCTTGTTGCCGTTTGTCTTCATCGTTACGGCTCTTGTTACTCTTGAAGGTGTCAACAAGTGTTCATCGTTTG ATTGTTTAGGCAGGCGTTTGGGACCAAAGCTTCTTGGGAGGGGTGAAGACTCAGGG AGGCTTGTTAACGAACTTTACAAGACCCTTAACCAAGTGAGATCCGTAGAAGTCCCAAATGACTTAAAGCTCCCTGAAAACTTTACACAGCTTGTCAATGAAATGAAAGACAACAAATACGATGCAAATGAATTTGCTGTTATATTGAAAGGAATG ATGGAAAGATCTGAAAAGGAAATTAGAGAATCTAAATTTGCAGAATTAATGAACAAACACTTTGCAGCAAGTTCTGTCCCAAAAGGCATCCATTGTCTCTCTTTGCGGTTAACCGATGAGTACTCATCCAACGCACACGCACGCAGACAATTACCTTCACCAGAACTACTTCCAGTTCTATCCGACAACTCATACTACCACTTCATCTTGTCAACGGACAACATCTTGGCAGCTTCAGTTGTCGTCACTTCAGCAGTCCAGTCATCACTAAAACCCGACAAAATCGTCTTCCATGTGATAACTGACAAGAAAACTTACGCAGGCATGCACTCCTGGTTTGCTTTAAACCCCAATTCTCCCGCAATCATTGAAGTAAAAGGTGTTCATCAGTTTGACTGGTTGACCCGAGACAATGTTCCAGTTCTTGAAGCCGTGGAAAATCATTATGGAGTTAGGAATTATTATCACGGGAATCATGTAGCAGGTGCAAATCTCAGTGATACCACTCCAAGATCATTCGCCTCAAAGTTACAGGCTAGAAGCCCCAAGTACATATCGTTGCTGAATCATATTCGCATATATTTGCCAGAG CTCTTCCCGAATCTTGACAAAGTGGTTTTCTTGGATGATGATATTGTGATTCAACGTGATTTATCCCCACTTTGGGAAATTGACCTTGGTGGAAAGGTCAACGGAGCGGTTGAAACCTGCAAAGGTGATGACACGTGGGTGATGTCGAAGCGGTTCAGAACCTACTTCAACTTTTCTCACCCGTTGATATCCAACAATCTGGATCCAGATGAATGTGCTTGGGCTTATGGGATGAATATATTCGACTTGCGTGCATGGAGAAAAACCAATATTAGAGAAACATATCACACGTGGCTGAAAGAG AACTTGAAGTCAAATTTGACTTTATGGAGGCTGGGTACTCTACCCCCAGCCCTTATTGCATTTAGGAATCATGTTCAACCCATTGACCCGTCCTGGCACATGCTGGGCTTGGGCTACCAAAACAACACAAGTGTCGAGAATGTAAAGAAGGCGGCTGTAATCCACTACAACGGTCAGTCAAAACCGTGGCTAGAGATAGGCTTTGAACATCTTCGCCCTTTTTGGTCAAAATACGTCAATTACTCCAATGATTTCGTCAAAAGTTGTCACATCTTGGAGTAG
- the LOC110926156 gene encoding probable galacturonosyltransferase 13 isoform X3, which translates to MQLHLSPSMRSITISSSNGFFDFMKVKIAARHISSRTLFHAVLILACLLPFVFIVTALVTLEDCLGRRLGPKLLGRGEDSGRLVNELYKTLNQVRSVEVPNDLKLPENFTQLVNEMKDNKYDANEFAVILKGMMERSEKEIRESKFAELMNKHFAASSVPKGIHCLSLRLTDEYSSNAHARRQLPSPELLPVLSDNSYYHFILSTDNILAASVVVTSAVQSSLKPDKIVFHVITDKKTYAGMHSWFALNPNSPAIIEVKGVHQFDWLTRDNVPVLEAVENHYGVRNYYHGNHVAGANLSDTTPRSFASKLQARSPKYISLLNHIRIYLPELFPNLDKVVFLDDDIVIQRDLSPLWEIDLGGKVNGAVETCKGDDTWVMSKRFRTYFNFSHPLISNNLDPDECAWAYGMNIFDLRAWRKTNIRETYHTWLKENLKSNLTLWRLGTLPPALIAFRNHVQPIDPSWHMLGLGYQNNTSVENVKKAAVIHYNGQSKPWLEIGFEHLRPFWSKYVNYSNDFVKSCHILE; encoded by the exons ATGCAGCTACACTTGTCACCTAGTATGAGAAGTATAACGATATCGAGCAGCAATGGATTTTTTGATTTTATGAAGGTTAAGATCGCAGCTCGTCATATTTCCTCCCGAACGCTCTTTCATGCCGTGCTTATTCTCGCTTGCTTGTTGCCGTTTGTCTTCATCGTTACGGCTCTTGTTACTCTTGAAG ATTGTTTAGGCAGGCGTTTGGGACCAAAGCTTCTTGGGAGGGGTGAAGACTCAGGG AGGCTTGTTAACGAACTTTACAAGACCCTTAACCAAGTGAGATCCGTAGAAGTCCCAAATGACTTAAAGCTCCCTGAAAACTTTACACAGCTTGTCAATGAAATGAAAGACAACAAATACGATGCAAATGAATTTGCTGTTATATTGAAAGGAATG ATGGAAAGATCTGAAAAGGAAATTAGAGAATCTAAATTTGCAGAATTAATGAACAAACACTTTGCAGCAAGTTCTGTCCCAAAAGGCATCCATTGTCTCTCTTTGCGGTTAACCGATGAGTACTCATCCAACGCACACGCACGCAGACAATTACCTTCACCAGAACTACTTCCAGTTCTATCCGACAACTCATACTACCACTTCATCTTGTCAACGGACAACATCTTGGCAGCTTCAGTTGTCGTCACTTCAGCAGTCCAGTCATCACTAAAACCCGACAAAATCGTCTTCCATGTGATAACTGACAAGAAAACTTACGCAGGCATGCACTCCTGGTTTGCTTTAAACCCCAATTCTCCCGCAATCATTGAAGTAAAAGGTGTTCATCAGTTTGACTGGTTGACCCGAGACAATGTTCCAGTTCTTGAAGCCGTGGAAAATCATTATGGAGTTAGGAATTATTATCACGGGAATCATGTAGCAGGTGCAAATCTCAGTGATACCACTCCAAGATCATTCGCCTCAAAGTTACAGGCTAGAAGCCCCAAGTACATATCGTTGCTGAATCATATTCGCATATATTTGCCAGAG CTCTTCCCGAATCTTGACAAAGTGGTTTTCTTGGATGATGATATTGTGATTCAACGTGATTTATCCCCACTTTGGGAAATTGACCTTGGTGGAAAGGTCAACGGAGCGGTTGAAACCTGCAAAGGTGATGACACGTGGGTGATGTCGAAGCGGTTCAGAACCTACTTCAACTTTTCTCACCCGTTGATATCCAACAATCTGGATCCAGATGAATGTGCTTGGGCTTATGGGATGAATATATTCGACTTGCGTGCATGGAGAAAAACCAATATTAGAGAAACATATCACACGTGGCTGAAAGAG AACTTGAAGTCAAATTTGACTTTATGGAGGCTGGGTACTCTACCCCCAGCCCTTATTGCATTTAGGAATCATGTTCAACCCATTGACCCGTCCTGGCACATGCTGGGCTTGGGCTACCAAAACAACACAAGTGTCGAGAATGTAAAGAAGGCGGCTGTAATCCACTACAACGGTCAGTCAAAACCGTGGCTAGAGATAGGCTTTGAACATCTTCGCCCTTTTTGGTCAAAATACGTCAATTACTCCAATGATTTCGTCAAAAGTTGTCACATCTTGGAGTAG
- the LOC110926156 gene encoding probable galacturonosyltransferase 13 isoform X2, with amino-acid sequence MQLHLSPSMRSITISSSNGFFDFMKVKIAARHISSRTLFHAVLILACLLPFVFIVTALVTLEGVNKCSSFGRRLGPKLLGRGEDSGRLVNELYKTLNQVRSVEVPNDLKLPENFTQLVNEMKDNKYDANEFAVILKGMMERSEKEIRESKFAELMNKHFAASSVPKGIHCLSLRLTDEYSSNAHARRQLPSPELLPVLSDNSYYHFILSTDNILAASVVVTSAVQSSLKPDKIVFHVITDKKTYAGMHSWFALNPNSPAIIEVKGVHQFDWLTRDNVPVLEAVENHYGVRNYYHGNHVAGANLSDTTPRSFASKLQARSPKYISLLNHIRIYLPELFPNLDKVVFLDDDIVIQRDLSPLWEIDLGGKVNGAVETCKGDDTWVMSKRFRTYFNFSHPLISNNLDPDECAWAYGMNIFDLRAWRKTNIRETYHTWLKENLKSNLTLWRLGTLPPALIAFRNHVQPIDPSWHMLGLGYQNNTSVENVKKAAVIHYNGQSKPWLEIGFEHLRPFWSKYVNYSNDFVKSCHILE; translated from the exons ATGCAGCTACACTTGTCACCTAGTATGAGAAGTATAACGATATCGAGCAGCAATGGATTTTTTGATTTTATGAAGGTTAAGATCGCAGCTCGTCATATTTCCTCCCGAACGCTCTTTCATGCCGTGCTTATTCTCGCTTGCTTGTTGCCGTTTGTCTTCATCGTTACGGCTCTTGTTACTCTTGAAGGTGTCAACAAGTGTTCATCGTTTG GCAGGCGTTTGGGACCAAAGCTTCTTGGGAGGGGTGAAGACTCAGGG AGGCTTGTTAACGAACTTTACAAGACCCTTAACCAAGTGAGATCCGTAGAAGTCCCAAATGACTTAAAGCTCCCTGAAAACTTTACACAGCTTGTCAATGAAATGAAAGACAACAAATACGATGCAAATGAATTTGCTGTTATATTGAAAGGAATG ATGGAAAGATCTGAAAAGGAAATTAGAGAATCTAAATTTGCAGAATTAATGAACAAACACTTTGCAGCAAGTTCTGTCCCAAAAGGCATCCATTGTCTCTCTTTGCGGTTAACCGATGAGTACTCATCCAACGCACACGCACGCAGACAATTACCTTCACCAGAACTACTTCCAGTTCTATCCGACAACTCATACTACCACTTCATCTTGTCAACGGACAACATCTTGGCAGCTTCAGTTGTCGTCACTTCAGCAGTCCAGTCATCACTAAAACCCGACAAAATCGTCTTCCATGTGATAACTGACAAGAAAACTTACGCAGGCATGCACTCCTGGTTTGCTTTAAACCCCAATTCTCCCGCAATCATTGAAGTAAAAGGTGTTCATCAGTTTGACTGGTTGACCCGAGACAATGTTCCAGTTCTTGAAGCCGTGGAAAATCATTATGGAGTTAGGAATTATTATCACGGGAATCATGTAGCAGGTGCAAATCTCAGTGATACCACTCCAAGATCATTCGCCTCAAAGTTACAGGCTAGAAGCCCCAAGTACATATCGTTGCTGAATCATATTCGCATATATTTGCCAGAG CTCTTCCCGAATCTTGACAAAGTGGTTTTCTTGGATGATGATATTGTGATTCAACGTGATTTATCCCCACTTTGGGAAATTGACCTTGGTGGAAAGGTCAACGGAGCGGTTGAAACCTGCAAAGGTGATGACACGTGGGTGATGTCGAAGCGGTTCAGAACCTACTTCAACTTTTCTCACCCGTTGATATCCAACAATCTGGATCCAGATGAATGTGCTTGGGCTTATGGGATGAATATATTCGACTTGCGTGCATGGAGAAAAACCAATATTAGAGAAACATATCACACGTGGCTGAAAGAG AACTTGAAGTCAAATTTGACTTTATGGAGGCTGGGTACTCTACCCCCAGCCCTTATTGCATTTAGGAATCATGTTCAACCCATTGACCCGTCCTGGCACATGCTGGGCTTGGGCTACCAAAACAACACAAGTGTCGAGAATGTAAAGAAGGCGGCTGTAATCCACTACAACGGTCAGTCAAAACCGTGGCTAGAGATAGGCTTTGAACATCTTCGCCCTTTTTGGTCAAAATACGTCAATTACTCCAATGATTTCGTCAAAAGTTGTCACATCTTGGAGTAG